The Eikenella corrodens genome segment TCGAACCTACGCATGCCGGAATCAAAATCCGGTGCCTTAACCAGCTTGGCGAATCCCCAATTATATTGTTTACGAATCTGGCTGGGGATGTAGGATTCGAACCTACGTATGTCGGATTCAGAATCCGATGCCTTAACCAACTTGGCGAATCCCCAGTACAAACCTGCTGTTGCGGCAGGCGATTCAGGAAAGGAGAGAATTATGCGTTTTTTTCGGCACGTTGTCAAGCGTGCCTGATATTTTTGTTATTTCCCAAGATGGCTTGCAAGGGATGCCGATCCAAACCGGGTACGCACCAGGCAGCCAGATTTTCAGGTAGTCTGCTATAGATATACTCGGCTTCACCTTGTGTGGTGCAAGCGATAAACAGGCAGGCGCCGGAGCCGGTCAGCTGTGGCGTGCCGTAATCTTGCAACAGGCGGAAGGCGGCGGCTACGGGCGGATATTCAGCCAGCACCACGGCCTGCATATCGTTGCGGAAAGGTTGCAGTTGCGTGAAACTGGGTTGCGCGCAGGGCGGGCTGTTGCGGGTGAGATTAGGGTGGGTGAAGATTTTCGGCGTGGCCACATGCGCATCGGGGCGCACCACCACATACCACTGTTCCGGCACGGCCAGCGGGCTCAGGATTTCGCCGATGCCTTGCACAAAAGCGCTTTGGCCGAACAGGAAAAACGGCACATCCGCACCCAGCTTCAGGCCGAGTGCCCGCAGCGTTTCGGGCGGCACGGCGGTGTGCCACAAATGGTTGAGGGCAAACAGCACGGTAGCGGCATCCGAGCTGCCGCCGCCCAGCCCACCGCCGCTGGGGATATGTTTGTCCAGCCAGATTTCCACGCCGTTGGGGCTACCTGAAAACTGTTGCAGCAGGCGGGCGGCGCGGTGGCTCAAATCTTGTTCGGGCGGAATACCGCCGGCGGGATTGTGCAGGATGATTTGCCCGTCTTCGCGTGGCAGCAGCCACACCGTATCGCACAAATCAATCAGGCAGAAAATGCTTTCGAGCAGGTGGTAGCCGTCGGCACGACGGCCGATGATGCGCAGGTCGAGATTGAGCTTGGCCGGGGCGGGGAAGGCTCGGGCGGCGGGGTGCGGCTGCATCATACGGCCTGTCCGGCATGATCCGCGCAGCTGCCGGGGTGCTGTTCTGGCTGGCCGAAGCGGTCGAACACTAGGCGCAGGCTCAGGCCGGTGCGTTCCAGCAGCAGCATGCGCACTTGGCCGCCTTCGCCCAAATTGCGTTGGATTTTCCAGCCCATTTGCTGCAAACGGCCGTCGGGCAGCACGCTGTAGGGCTCGCCGGGCACGCGCAGGCCGTTGGCCCAGCGGTCGATATAGACCACGGGCAGGTCGTAACCGAGCAGCTGGCGGCTGAGTTCGGTGGTGGTGGCGGCGCGGTAAACCTGGCCGTCGGACGCCACCGCCTGCACTCCGCCGCTGTCTTGGCACAATCGGCCCACACTGTTGCCCAGCGGGGTTTTCACTTCAAACAGCTGCACGGCGGCAGTGCGCAGCCAATCGAAATTGGCATAGCTGCCGCGTTCGTTTTCCTTCACGCCCATGCGGCCGGAGGCTTCAAACTCGGGAGTGGCAGCATCGTCGCGCCAGCTTTCGGCAGACATTTGCGTGCCAAGGCTGGTGCAGGCGGCGAGCAGGAGGGCGGCGGAGATTGGGAGGAGGCAGTGTCGGATCATGGGCTTTCACGGAGTGAGTGGGTAGTGGTGGGCAGGATTGGCGGCAGCACAACATGGAATATCTATTTCAATACACGCCAAAGGCTACCTGAAAACGGGAGAACCTGTTTTCAGGTAGCCTTTGGTTTATTGGCTGCTGTTGCTTTCGCTACTGGCTTTTCCACCGGAGGACGGGAGGGTTACGTTGAGGCGTTGCAGGGTTTCCTGCAATATGGGTTTGTCGCCGCCTTTGCGCTGGGCGGCTTGCCAGATAACGATGGCTTCGTTTTTGCGGCCGAGTGTCCACAGCACTTCGCCGAGGTGGGCGGCTATATCGGCTTCGGGCAGTTTGGCGTGGGCGCGCTGCAAATACGGTAGGGCGGCTTGAGGTTGGCCTTGTTTGAACAACACCCAGCCCATGCTGTCTTGAATTTCAGGCGAATTGGGGCGGCGTTGCAGGGCTTGTTCAATATAGCGGCGTGCCTGGGCCAGGTCGGGGTTGGGCAGGGAAAGCATGGTGTAGCCGAGGGAATTGAGGATGTCGGGGTTTTTGGGCACGAGTTCTTGTGCCTGTTTGAGGTCGGCTACGGCTTTCTCGGGCTGTTGCAGGCGGTCGGCATACAGGATGGCGCGCTGCTCGAGGATGATGGCGATCATGGCGGGCGGGGCTGAATTGTCGCTGTAGCGGCGATAGAGGCTACGGATGCTGTTGAGGGCTTCGGCAGGCGGCTGCTCGCGGGCGATGCGCAGGTGGGCAACGAGGAGGTCGTCGGCATTGAAGATGGCATTGCTGCGGCCGGCCGATACGATGGATTCGGCACGCAGCAGGGCATCTTCGGCCGCCGGCCAGTTTTTCTCGGTCTCGGCAATGCGCGCTTCTAGGATGTGTTTGTCGAACTGGGCTTCGGGGGCGCTGGCGCGGTTGAGCCAGTTGCGGCTTTCGGCTATGTTGTTGTCTTCAATCAGGCGCATGGCGGCGAGCAGGGAGGCGCGACTTTTCTGCTGTTGGGTGCCGTGCAGGTAGGCTTTATCGAAGTAGTTTACGGTGGTGGCCACGGGCTCTTTGCGGCGCACGGAGAGGATGCCGGCTTGGATGTAGAGGTCGGCATCTGGGGTTTTGGCCAGCATATTTTGCAGTAGGCGGTAGGCTTCTTCTTCGCGTTTGGCGGCGATGAGGGTTTCTACTTGCAGGTTTTGCCACATGGGGGAAAGGTGGCGGCTATCGGCATGGCGGAAGAAGTATTCGAGCACTTCGGGTTGGCGCTGGGCAATCAGGCGCAGGGTGATGCTGGTGATGGGGCGGATGTCGCTGTCGAGGCGGGAGAGGCGGCGCAGGGCGGCGTTGGCATCAGCCGTGCGGTTGGCGTGGGCGGAATAAATGGCATCAGTAATGGCGGCTTCGGCCAGGCCGGGGAAGCGGCCGGCGGCTTGGTGCACGAGGCGGGCGGTTTGCACATCGGCAGCTTCAGGGTGGTAGAGGGCGAGCTGGGACATGCGCAGGAAGACGGTGCGCATACGCTGGCGGTCGGTTTGGGCGAGGATTTCGGGCAGGCCGGCACGCACCGTGGCGATATCGCCTTTGGCCGTAGCCACAACCCAGCGCATACGTTTTTGCTCGATGGAAGGTTTGGGCTCAACTGCCTGCCAGTGTTCAAGCACTTGCTCGGCCAGGCGGACATCGGTGGCCAGGGCGATGTCTACGGCGCGCTCGGCCACGGCCGGGTCGTTGGTGCGACGGAACAGGCGCATATAGGCAGCGAGGGCGTCACTGCCTTTGCCTTGCTGGAGGGCAATCTCGGAGGAGAAGGCCGTCATCAGATTGTTGGCGCGATCGATGATTTGGCGGTGGGTAAGCGGGGTTTGCGAACCGGGTTTGCGCGGTGCAGGCGCGGCTTGGGCCGCCAACGGCAGCAGTAGGGTGGCGAGAGCGAGGGCGCGGATACGGGAATGCCGTGAAGACATGGTGGTTCCTTAGAATTAGACGTGCGGCGGCAAAAGGCTACCTGAAACTGTAAAGGACAAAGTTTATAGCGCAAGTATGCTTGTCTGCCACATATTTTTCAGGCTACCTGAAAACTTTTACTTTGTCATTTTCAGGTAGCCTGTTGGCGTATGGCGATACAGCCTTAGATGCGCATCGGCATCACGATGTATTTGAAATCGGCGTTGTCGGGAATGGTAAACAGGGTGGAGCGGTTGGCATCGCCGAAGGCCAGTTGGATGTCTTCGGCGTGTACGTTGCGCAATACGTCCATCAGATAATTGATGTTGAAGCCAACTTCCAGCTCGGCGCCCTGATAGGCGATTTCCAGCTCTTCACGCGCTTCTTCCTGCTCGCTGTTGCTACACAACACGCTCAGCAGGCCGGGGCGCAGCTGGAGGCGCACGCCGCGGAATTTTTCGTTGGCCAAAATGGCAGCGCGTTCCAGTGCACCCAAGAACGGCTGGCGGCCGAGCAGGAAGATTTTGTCGTTATCCTGTGGAATCACGCGGTTGAAATCGGGGAATTTGCCGTCCACTACTTTGCTCACCACCACGGTGTCGTTGCAGCGGAAGCGCACTTGATTGTTCAAGAGCTCCACGGTAACGGGTTCTTCCGGGCGGTTGAGCAGTTTGAACAGCTCGAGCACGGTTTTACGCGGCAGGATCACTTCGGCTTTGGGCAAGTCGGCATCAATCACGGCGGCGGAGTAGGCCAGGCGGTGACCGTCCGTGGCCACCAAGCGCAGATTGCTGCCTTCCACCTGCATCAGCAAGCCGTTGAGATAGTAGCGAATATCTTGCACGGCCATGGCGTATTGCACCTGCGAGAGCATATTGCGGAAGGTTTCTTGCGGCAGGGTGAAGGCAGAAACCACTTCTTCGCCGATGCTCATCAGCGGGAAATCTTCGGCCGGCAGGGTTTGCAGGGCGAAGCGGGATTTGCCGGTCTTGAGGGTGAGGCGGTTTTGCGCCCAATCCAGCGCCACAATTGCGCCTTCAGGCAGGGCGCGCAGGATGTCTTGCAGTTTTTTGGCATTGGTGGTGATGCGGAAGTCTTCGGCATCGGTGTGCGGGCCATGGGTGTGGATTTGGATTTCCAAGTCGGTGGCCAAGATATTGGTTTGCCCGCCGGTGCGCTCAATCAGCACGTTGGAGAGAATCGGCAAGGTGTGCTTGCGCTCCACAATACCGGTAACGGCTTGCAGCGGTTTGAGCAGGGTATCGCGCTCGGCTTCTAAAATCAACATACAGATTCCTTAGGTTTAATTTTTGATTATAATCAATAGCTTTTCGTAATCTTGGGCAATCTCGGCATCTTCCTGCCGCAATTCATCGGCCTTTTTCACGGAATTGAGCACCGTGCTGTGGTCGCGCCCACCGAAGGCTTTGCCGATGTCTTCGTAGCTGTGGGTGGTCAGCTCACGGGCAAGTTTGATGGCCAGATGACGTGGGCGGACGATGCTTTGCGCGCGTTTTTTGCCAATAAGGTCGGCAGTGCGGATGCCGTAATATTTGGCCACCGCATCCATAATCAACGGCAGGTTAATCGGCTTGAAGTTGCCGGCCACAATATCTTGCAGGGCTTCGGTGGCCAGCTCCACATCAATCGGTTTGTGTTCGAAGCGGCTGCGCGCTTCCACCCGTTTAAACGCGCCTTCCAGCTCGCGCACGTTGGAACGGATGTGGGTGGCGATGAAAAAGGCGGCTTCTTCTTTTAATTCCACACCCACGGAATCGGCTTTTTTCTGCAAAATCTCCACCCGCATTTCCAATTCCGGCGGCTCCAACTCCAGCGTCAAACCCCATGAAAAACGGGATTTCAGGCGGTCGTCCATGTCATCGATTTTGGTGGGCAGCACGTCGCAGGTAAGGATAATCTGTTTTTTATGGTGGTGGCAATGGTTATACAGGTGGAAAAACTCTTCCATGCTGCGGTCTTTGCCTTTGATGAACTGGATGTCGTCGATAATGAGGAAATCGTAGGGCTTGTATTGCTGGCGGAAGGCGTCGTGGGCGTGGTTGCGGAAGGCCTGAATCATACCGCGCACAAAGTCTTCGGCATGCATATAGTAAACCTTGGCTTCGGGTTTGAGGCGCAACAACTCATTGCCCACGGCCTGCGCTAGATGGGTTTTGCCCAGGCCGGTGCTGCCGTATAAAAAGAAGGGGTTGTAGTTTTTGCCCGGGTTTTCGGCAATAGAACGGGCAGCGGCCACAGCCAAGCGGTTGCCTTTGCCTTCTACCAAGGTGTCGAAAGTGTATTCCGGCGACAAATTGGTTTGCGCATAGCGCTGCTGCTGGCGTTCTTCGCGTTTAGCGGTAGATTTGGCTTGGGCAGGTTTGGCTGCCGGTTTGGCCGGAGTGGATTGCCCGCTTGGTTCGGCTTGTGGATTGATGCCCAAACTTTCCAAACGGGATTGCACGATTTCTAAGGCACTGCGTTTGTCGACATGTTGCGTGGCAGCTGGTTTGCCGGTTTGTTCAACTGGTGCAGCAGCTTTGGCGGTACGCACCGGTGCCGGCTTGTCAGCTGGTGCATAGTGTTTGCCTTTGCCTTGTTCGAACCGCAGTGTCGGAGTGTTTTCAGGTAGCCTTTCTGCCAGCAATTTGCTGATTTCGGTAGCATAGCGGGTGCGCAACATGTTCAACACAAAGCGGCTAGGCGCATACACCACCCATTCTCCGCTCGCACCTTCGCCCACGCTCAAAGGCTCAATCCAGCTTTGATACTGTTTGGCAGGTAGAGTGTGGCGCAAATGATGCAGGCATTGTGGCCAGAATTGGTCGAGCGTCATGGTGGCGGTTCTGAAAGAAATACAGGGGGGAGTCGGCGAAGGGTGCGTGGTGCACCGCCGTATCCGAGCAGGTGCGAACGGTGGATTATACCCAAAATTCAGGAGGCGAACCAAGGCGGGAGGAAAAGCGGCATGCAGCACGAATAGTTTGACAATTTCAGCAAAATCAGGTGTAATACGCCGCTTTCTGATTTTAGATTATTTCCACGGGAAACATCATGAAACGCACTTATCAACCCTCCGTTATCCGCCGCAAACGCACCCATGGTTTCTTGGTTCGCTCCAAAACACGCGGCGGCCGTGCCGTGTTGGCTGCTCGTCGCGCCAAAGGCCGTAAACGTTTGGCCGTATAACAGTGGATCACTGTTTCGGCAAACCATACCGCTTACTGAAAACGGATGATTTCTCATCCGTTTTTGCTTTACGCCGGCTGAAATCGCGGCCGGATATCCAACTGTGGCACAAGCCAAACGGGCTGGGGCATCCCCGGCTAGGTTTGGTGGTGGCCAAGAAAACCGCCCGCCGTGCCAACCGCCGCAACTATATGAAACGCACGCTGCGCGAATGGTTCCGCCTTAATCGGCACCGTTTGGACAGCAGCGATTTGGTGGTTCGCGTGCGCCGCCCGTTTGGTAAGGCTGGACGGCAGCAGGTGTTGGCGCAGTTGGAACAGATTGTGCCGAAAAAACTATGCTAGCCAAAATCCTGCTGGGGCTGATCCGGTTTTACCAATACGCAATCAGCCCGATGCTGCCGCCGCGCTGCCGTTATCAGCCCACCTGTTCGCAATACGCCATCGAGGCGGTGCGCAAGTACGGGGCGCTTAAAGGCGGCTGGCTTGCAGCCAAGCGCATCGGCCGTTGCCATCCGTGGGGCGGCAGCGGCTACGACCCTGTGCCTTAAGTCTGCCTGCTGCATCTATGCAGCATGGCGGCAGAATTTTCAGGTAGCCTGCATTGGAATGCAGACTGCCGTTTTCTCCTGTTTTCAAACGGAACCCGATTATGGAATCCAACAACGAATTGAAGCGGACGGCGGTTTTCGCCATTATCGCCATCCTGACCCTGATGGTTTGGAATTATTTCAACCCCCAGCCGCAGCAGCCTGAGCAGGCCGCTGTGCAGACGGAACAGCAAGCTGCCGCCCCCGTTGCTGGGAGCGATTTGCCGCCCACCAAACCGATTACCGTAAGCACCGATACGCTCAAAGCCGTGATCGACGAAAACAGTGGCGATTTGCGCGGGTTGGATTTGCTCAAACATAACTCTGCCGGCGATGCCAGCAAAACCTTCACTTTGCTCTCCGACAACAACGAGCACAAATATTTGGTGCAATCGCTGTTGATCGACCAAAAAGGCAACTACCTGCTACAAGACAGCAGCTTCAAAGCCCCGCAAAACAGCTACACCCTCAACGGCGATACACTGGAAGTACGACTGAGCGCGCCGGAAACCAATGGCGTTCAGGTGGACAAAGTGTACACCTTCCGCAAAGGTAGCTACCTCATCGATGTACGCTTCGACATCGCCAACCATACTGATGCTCCGTTGAAGCTGGATGGCGTGTACCGAGTATTGCGCGACAGCAGCACGCCCGAGGGCAGCGGCTATTTCAACCAAACCTACGTTGGTCCAGTGGCCTATACGCCCGATGGCAACTTCCAAAAAGTGCCGTTTAAAGACTTGGACGACGATTTCGAGAGCAAACGTGATCGCGCCGACTACCAGCGCACTGCTACCAGCGGCTGGGTTGGCTTCACTCAACACTACTTCACCACCGTGTGGGTGTTACAGCCCAAAGATGGCAACAGCATCTGCCAAAACGGCAACTGCCTGCTCGATATCAAACGCCGCAGCGACAACCTTTACTCCGCCGGCGTGCGCGTACCGCTGCCCGCGATTGCTGCTGGCCAGAAACTGAGCGTGCCTGCCGAATTGTATGCCGGCCCGCAGGAATACGCCGTGATCAGCAAAGTGGCTGACCGCTTGGAGCTGGTGAAAGACTATGGCCGTACCCATGTGGTGGCCGCGCCGCTGTTCGGCCTGCTCAATTGGTTGCACAGTCTCATCGGCAACTGGGGCTGGTCCATCGTTTTGCTGACCATCATCGTCAAAACCCTGCTGCTGCCGCTTACTAACGCCTCTTACCGCTCCATGGCCAAAATGCGTGCCGTTGCGCCTAAGCTGGAAATGCTGAAAAAACAGCACGGCGATGATCGTATGGCGCTACAACAGGCCATGATGAAGATGTATAAAGACGAGAAAATCAACCCACTGGGCGGCTGTCTGCCCATGCTGTTGCAGTTCCCCGTATTTATCGGCTTGTATTGGGTGCTGCTCGCCTCGGTTGAGCTGCGCCAGGCTTCGTGGGGCTGGGTGGCTGACTTGGCCCGGCCCGACCCGCTCTACATCCTGCCGATTTTGATGGCGCTGACAATGTATATCCAAACCAAACTCAGCCCGCCGCCGAGTGACCCGATGCAGGCTAAAATGATGAAAATCATGCCGCTGGCCTTCTCTGTGATGTTCTTCTTCTTCCCTGCCGGCCTAGTACTTTACTATGTGGTGAACAACCTCTTGAGTATGGGACAGCAGTGGCTGATTAATCGGAAAATCAATGGTGCCGTCAAATCCTAAGATATAGCAAAAATGACAACAGCCCGAATCTGCAAGATTCGGGCTGTTTTGTTCTTGGAGGGGGTAGCTAAATACTTATTTTCTTATATCGTGCTAACTCTCCTTGCGTGAGAAAATAAACGCTTCAACCATATAGTCGTTCCAATAGAAATAATA includes the following:
- the ispE gene encoding 4-(cytidine 5'-diphospho)-2-C-methyl-D-erythritol kinase, which translates into the protein MMQPHPAARAFPAPAKLNLDLRIIGRRADGYHLLESIFCLIDLCDTVWLLPREDGQIILHNPAGGIPPEQDLSHRAARLLQQFSGSPNGVEIWLDKHIPSGGGLGGGSSDAATVLFALNHLWHTAVPPETLRALGLKLGADVPFFLFGQSAFVQGIGEILSPLAVPEQWYVVVRPDAHVATPKIFTHPNLTRNSPPCAQPSFTQLQPFRNDMQAVVLAEYPPVAAAFRLLQDYGTPQLTGSGACLFIACTTQGEAEYIYSRLPENLAAWCVPGLDRHPLQAILGNNKNIRHA
- a CDS encoding outer membrane lipoprotein LolB — translated: MIRHCLLPISAALLLAACTSLGTQMSAESWRDDAATPEFEASGRMGVKENERGSYANFDWLRTAAVQLFEVKTPLGNSVGRLCQDSGGVQAVASDGQVYRAATTTELSRQLLGYDLPVVYIDRWANGLRVPGEPYSVLPDGRLQQMGWKIQRNLGEGGQVRMLLLERTGLSLRLVFDRFGQPEQHPGSCADHAGQAV
- a CDS encoding tetratricopeptide repeat protein; amino-acid sequence: MSSRHSRIRALALATLLLPLAAQAAPAPRKPGSQTPLTHRQIIDRANNLMTAFSSEIALQQGKGSDALAAYMRLFRRTNDPAVAERAVDIALATDVRLAEQVLEHWQAVEPKPSIEQKRMRWVVATAKGDIATVRAGLPEILAQTDRQRMRTVFLRMSQLALYHPEAADVQTARLVHQAAGRFPGLAEAAITDAIYSAHANRTADANAALRRLSRLDSDIRPITSITLRLIAQRQPEVLEYFFRHADSRHLSPMWQNLQVETLIAAKREEEAYRLLQNMLAKTPDADLYIQAGILSVRRKEPVATTVNYFDKAYLHGTQQQKSRASLLAAMRLIEDNNIAESRNWLNRASAPEAQFDKHILEARIAETEKNWPAAEDALLRAESIVSAGRSNAIFNADDLLVAHLRIAREQPPAEALNSIRSLYRRYSDNSAPPAMIAIILEQRAILYADRLQQPEKAVADLKQAQELVPKNPDILNSLGYTMLSLPNPDLAQARRYIEQALQRRPNSPEIQDSMGWVLFKQGQPQAALPYLQRAHAKLPEADIAAHLGEVLWTLGRKNEAIVIWQAAQRKGGDKPILQETLQRLNVTLPSSGGKASSESNSSQ
- the dnaN gene encoding DNA polymerase III subunit beta, translating into MLILEAERDTLLKPLQAVTGIVERKHTLPILSNVLIERTGGQTNILATDLEIQIHTHGPHTDAEDFRITTNAKKLQDILRALPEGAIVALDWAQNRLTLKTGKSRFALQTLPAEDFPLMSIGEEVVSAFTLPQETFRNMLSQVQYAMAVQDIRYYLNGLLMQVEGSNLRLVATDGHRLAYSAAVIDADLPKAEVILPRKTVLELFKLLNRPEEPVTVELLNNQVRFRCNDTVVVSKVVDGKFPDFNRVIPQDNDKIFLLGRQPFLGALERAAILANEKFRGVRLQLRPGLLSVLCSNSEQEEAREELEIAYQGAELEVGFNINYLMDVLRNVHAEDIQLAFGDANRSTLFTIPDNADFKYIVMPMRI
- the dnaA gene encoding chromosomal replication initiator protein DnaA; protein product: MTLDQFWPQCLHHLRHTLPAKQYQSWIEPLSVGEGASGEWVVYAPSRFVLNMLRTRYATEISKLLAERLPENTPTLRFEQGKGKHYAPADKPAPVRTAKAAAPVEQTGKPAATQHVDKRSALEIVQSRLESLGINPQAEPSGQSTPAKPAAKPAQAKSTAKREERQQQRYAQTNLSPEYTFDTLVEGKGNRLAVAAARSIAENPGKNYNPFFLYGSTGLGKTHLAQAVGNELLRLKPEAKVYYMHAEDFVRGMIQAFRNHAHDAFRQQYKPYDFLIIDDIQFIKGKDRSMEEFFHLYNHCHHHKKQIILTCDVLPTKIDDMDDRLKSRFSWGLTLELEPPELEMRVEILQKKADSVGVELKEEAAFFIATHIRSNVRELEGAFKRVEARSRFEHKPIDVELATEALQDIVAGNFKPINLPLIMDAVAKYYGIRTADLIGKKRAQSIVRPRHLAIKLARELTTHSYEDIGKAFGGRDHSTVLNSVKKADELRQEDAEIAQDYEKLLIIIKN
- the rpmH gene encoding 50S ribosomal protein L34; protein product: MKRTYQPSVIRRKRTHGFLVRSKTRGGRAVLAARRAKGRKRLAV
- the rnpA gene encoding ribonuclease P protein component, with protein sequence MDHCFGKPYRLLKTDDFSSVFALRRLKSRPDIQLWHKPNGLGHPRLGLVVAKKTARRANRRNYMKRTLREWFRLNRHRLDSSDLVVRVRRPFGKAGRQQVLAQLEQIVPKKLC
- the yidD gene encoding membrane protein insertion efficiency factor YidD; the protein is MLAKILLGLIRFYQYAISPMLPPRCRYQPTCSQYAIEAVRKYGALKGGWLAAKRIGRCHPWGGSGYDPVP
- the yidC gene encoding membrane protein insertase YidC; the protein is MESNNELKRTAVFAIIAILTLMVWNYFNPQPQQPEQAAVQTEQQAAAPVAGSDLPPTKPITVSTDTLKAVIDENSGDLRGLDLLKHNSAGDASKTFTLLSDNNEHKYLVQSLLIDQKGNYLLQDSSFKAPQNSYTLNGDTLEVRLSAPETNGVQVDKVYTFRKGSYLIDVRFDIANHTDAPLKLDGVYRVLRDSSTPEGSGYFNQTYVGPVAYTPDGNFQKVPFKDLDDDFESKRDRADYQRTATSGWVGFTQHYFTTVWVLQPKDGNSICQNGNCLLDIKRRSDNLYSAGVRVPLPAIAAGQKLSVPAELYAGPQEYAVISKVADRLELVKDYGRTHVVAAPLFGLLNWLHSLIGNWGWSIVLLTIIVKTLLLPLTNASYRSMAKMRAVAPKLEMLKKQHGDDRMALQQAMMKMYKDEKINPLGGCLPMLLQFPVFIGLYWVLLASVELRQASWGWVADLARPDPLYILPILMALTMYIQTKLSPPPSDPMQAKMMKIMPLAFSVMFFFFPAGLVLYYVVNNLLSMGQQWLINRKINGAVKS